Proteins co-encoded in one Candidatus Rokuibacteriota bacterium genomic window:
- a CDS encoding LPXTG cell wall anchor domain-containing protein — MVQAVRDWWLIALGVVVAVLALIVIWRSRRR; from the coding sequence ATGGTGCAGGCTGTGCGGGACTGGTGGCTGATCGCTCTCGGTGTGGTCGTCGCGGTGCTGGCGCTCATCGTCATCTGGCGCTCGCGGCGCCGCTGA
- the polX gene encoding DNA polymerase/3'-5' exonuclease PolX yields the protein MKNLEIARAFDLIADLLELKGENPFRIRAYRRAAQNLEALTENLETLAAQERLDEIPGIGPDLAGKIAEYLGTGRIDALESLRREVPAGLADLMGVPGVGPKTAKLLHDRLKVTDLGQLETLARAGKLRGLPGIQAKTEQNLLKGIALVRRGQARMPLGRALPLAEEIAHALARVRGVKRVEPAGSVRRRKETVGDLDILVTSTDPKRLMDAFVRLPQVADVLERGPTKASVRHREGIQVDLRVVEPATFGAALQYFTGSKQHNIRIREMAVKKRLKISEYGVFKEPGGKRIAGATEEEVYAAVGLPWIPPELREDSGEIEAAQSRRLPALVELDDIRGDLHCHTNATDGHHTVEALVAAARERGYAYVLVSDHSRSTRIAGGLTAEEALAHVEKIRAVGRKHRGIAVLAGSECDILPDGSLDYPDEVLAQMDLVVAAVHSRFKQPRAEMTRRICRALENPYVNILAHPTGRLIGEREPYDVDLEAVFAAAGRHGKALEINCYPERLDLNDVHARRARELGVLLAINTDTHALDQLDTMRLGVATARRGWVGPTEVINTWPVGKLRAWARKTVKSGRRVVAAGATLASLLLVAL from the coding sequence GTGAAGAATCTCGAGATCGCGCGCGCTTTCGACCTCATCGCGGACCTCCTCGAGCTCAAGGGAGAGAACCCGTTCCGCATCCGCGCCTACCGCCGCGCCGCACAAAATCTGGAAGCGCTCACCGAGAACCTCGAGACCCTGGCTGCCCAGGAGCGGCTCGACGAGATTCCCGGGATCGGACCCGATCTGGCCGGCAAGATAGCCGAGTATCTCGGGACGGGACGGATCGACGCGCTCGAGTCGCTGCGCCGCGAGGTGCCCGCCGGCCTCGCGGATCTCATGGGCGTCCCCGGTGTCGGCCCCAAGACCGCCAAGCTCCTCCACGACCGCTTGAAGGTCACCGATCTCGGCCAGCTCGAGACGTTGGCGCGGGCGGGCAAGCTCCGCGGGCTGCCCGGCATCCAGGCCAAGACCGAGCAGAACCTCCTCAAGGGCATCGCGCTGGTGCGGCGAGGGCAGGCGCGCATGCCGCTGGGACGCGCGCTGCCCCTGGCCGAGGAGATCGCACACGCGCTTGCTCGCGTCCGTGGGGTCAAGCGCGTGGAGCCCGCCGGCTCCGTGCGCCGCCGCAAGGAGACGGTGGGCGACCTCGACATCCTCGTAACCTCGACCGATCCCAAGCGCTTGATGGACGCCTTCGTGCGGCTGCCGCAGGTGGCGGACGTCCTCGAGCGGGGCCCGACCAAGGCCTCGGTGCGGCACCGCGAGGGTATCCAGGTGGACCTGCGCGTGGTGGAGCCGGCGACCTTCGGCGCGGCCCTCCAGTATTTCACCGGCTCGAAGCAGCACAACATCCGGATCCGGGAGATGGCCGTCAAGAAGCGCCTCAAGATCTCCGAGTACGGCGTCTTCAAGGAGCCGGGCGGGAAGCGCATCGCCGGCGCCACCGAGGAGGAGGTCTATGCCGCCGTGGGGCTGCCGTGGATCCCGCCCGAGCTGCGCGAAGACTCGGGCGAGATCGAGGCGGCGCAGTCCCGGCGGCTGCCCGCCCTCGTGGAGCTTGACGACATCAGGGGAGATCTCCACTGCCATACCAACGCGACGGACGGCCATCACACGGTCGAGGCGCTGGTGGCGGCCGCCCGGGAGCGAGGCTACGCCTACGTGCTCGTCTCCGACCATAGCCGGTCCACTCGGATAGCGGGCGGGCTCACCGCGGAGGAGGCGCTCGCCCACGTCGAGAAGATCCGCGCCGTCGGGCGGAAGCACCGCGGCATCGCCGTCCTCGCCGGCAGCGAATGCGACATCCTGCCCGACGGCTCCCTCGACTACCCGGACGAGGTGTTGGCGCAGATGGACCTCGTGGTCGCCGCCGTCCACTCGCGCTTCAAGCAGCCGCGGGCGGAGATGACCCGCCGGATCTGTCGGGCGCTCGAGAACCCGTACGTCAACATTCTCGCCCATCCGACGGGGCGCCTCATCGGCGAGCGGGAGCCGTACGACGTGGATCTGGAGGCGGTGTTCGCCGCGGCCGGGCGCCATGGCAAGGCCCTCGAGATCAACTGCTACCCTGAGCGCCTCGACCTCAACGACGTCCACGCGCGGCGGGCACGGGAGCTGGGCGTCCTGCTCGCCATCAATACCGACACCCACGCGCTCGACCAGCTCGACACCATGCGGCTCGGCGTGGCGACCGCGCGACGCGGCTGGGTCGGGCCCACCGAGGTGATCAATACCTGGCCCGTCGGCAAGCTTCGAGCCTGGGCCCGCAAGACGGTAAAGTCCGGGAGGCGAGTCGTCGCCGCCGGAGCCACG